The Gossypium hirsutum isolate 1008001.06 chromosome D02, Gossypium_hirsutum_v2.1, whole genome shotgun sequence region TTAGTCTTAATTAATATAAgcataaaataatcaaatcagTCAAAACTGAGATTacattaagaaataaaattaatttcaagtGGGGGGTAGTGGTGCGGAGTGAGGGCCCACTTTGCCAAGTTTCATGTTTCTCTCTCTTCAATCTTAATCGAAAATCTGAATCAGGGAAAAGGAATGAAACCATTGTCGTTGTCGGTGGATGGCGTCCCGGCGACTGTTAGCAAGGTTTCACAGGCGACGGTACCCTCCTTCTACGGCGGTTTCAGCTTGCTGCCCTTTCGCTCCTCCTCGTTCTCTTCCTCTCCGTGACTGCTCTTCCGCCGGTATGTCTCCTCCCAAACCATCAACGCTCATCCGCCGAGCTGCTTGCCCTTTCACGCTCCTCACTCTTTCCCTTTTGATGCTTTACACTGCTACTGATTCCATCCGCTTCCTCCATCTTCCGTCCGCTTCCCTTTCCTCTTCCACTTTAGTTCGCATTTTCCCTTCCTATCTCAATAACTCTCCTTCTCCGGTTCGttctcttttccttttatttctatttttattacaTGCATAATTTCGTTGTGAATTCAATTAGTTTTGGAATATTTTTACTTGGTTTATTAAACTATTTGTCATATTGGTTTAAATTAAGAATCCAACTGGCTTATCCAGTTTAGATATTCCCTGCATGATAGAACTAGTGCTTAGTAGAGACTAAGgattctattttatattttttcggAAAGCAAATTTTTTACAAGTGTTAACAAATTTGCTGAATTTATATGCTCGATGCTTTTAGATAATCGATTTTGGGGTAGTACTACGTAATTTGAATATGAATTCAGTGTTTAGTGCTCCGTATTTTTCCCTTGTGTTCTGCAGTAAAATTTACTCGAACAGCTTGAATAGACTAAGCTTTTTATCTAACAGATATTGCATGTGCTAAAGGAAGCGCCGAAGTGTCCTTATAGGATGACATGCTAACTATGTTTTGTTTTTAGTGTTTAGCTGCAAAAACAATCCCTGGAATATCCTCGAAAGCTTTTACATTTAAAGTTGTTTTCCTGCAGAATCCAATGCAACATCTTAAAGAAGTTTTGGGGAATGCTTCTATGGGGAATAATACTGTTATTTTAACGACATTAAATGATGCCTGGGCCAGTACCAATTCAGTTGTTGACCTTTTCCTTAAGAGTTTTATGCTTGGAGACGGCACACATTGGCTTTTGGACCATTTGGTGATTATTGCCCTGGATGAAAAGGCATATAATCGTTGTCAAGCAGTACATAAGCATTGCTTTTCACTTGTCACCGAGGATGTTGATTTTCAAGAGGAAGCATATTTTATGACCCCAAACTACTTGAAGATGATGTGGAGAAGGATTGATTTCCTGCGTTCTGTGCTTGAGTTGGGTTATGATTTTGTTTTCACGGTATTTTCCTTTTCTCTATTTGGGAAACTTAATATCATTAATTTGACCAAGCTTGTCCAATTTGAGATTGACTTGACTGTTTTTGTTTTAGAACTGATGATGCTTGATATCTAACTGAAAGATTCATTGTTATCATGGTGCATACTTTCTTTTTAAAACACTGTCAATGAATACGAGAAGCAAGATGCATTCttttatgaatgaaaatttttgaaaacaaattcTTGCTTTTAGAATGTATTTTAGTAGTTTAAGCAGTATTGGAAGCTTTCATTGGTCAAACAATCAGAAGAAAACCTGTTGTTGCTGAAGGATGCACACCATATGAGCTTGTGAGCAGTGCTGCAGCTTTAATCATTGCAGGAAATGCATAATGAAAATCaatcaataatatattaaacttTCTATATTTTCCTTTAGAGCTGCAAATGCAGGGATTTTTTGTCCAGGAGTACTCCTTTCTGCTAAAAGATTAGTCTTCATTTACGATTTTCAGAAGAACGCACATTTTACTGTCTGTGtaacataataaattaaaaataaatcctAGCGCCTTATAACTTTGTAGATTACTGTTTAAATGTCAAAACAGGATAATGGTCTTTGTCTTCTTGAGTACTGACAATATTTTGCACTAACAAGAGTGTTCTTCTCTCTGTTCCTGCAGAGTTTTGTTTCACTGTGTCCTGATCAGTCTGTTTTGAAATGTATCACTATTTATGTTAGTCAGTAGAAATAGGAAAACTTAAGATATGGTCTCGTCTAACATGTTGATACACAAAGGGGGTAGAAAGATAGCAGGGATAGTTGGGGTGACTACAATTGTTTCCACTTAGATGCAGTCTTGTCTCACTTGTTCATAGCTTTTCTCAGTTATGTTTATGGATCTTATCCAAATCTAGTGAATCCTGTGAAAACGATTATCTGCATGTTTAATGCCTTTTTCTTTGGTTAATCTCCAGGACACCGATATCATGTGGTTTAGGGATCCATTTCCGCAGTTTTTTCCAGATGCTGATTTCCAGATTGCATGTGACCATTTTTTTGGCGATCCTGATGATCTGAATAACATGCCCAATGGGGGATTTAACTATGTAAAGTCTAATAACCGGTCAATAGCATTCTACAAATTCTGGTATGCTTCACATGAAACTTATCCTGGATACCACGATCAGGATGTTTTCAATAAGATCAAGTTTGATCCTTTAATCTCAGATATCGGATTaaagattagatttttggatACTGCTTATTTTGGTGGTCTTTGTGAACCtagtaaagatttgaatttaGTATGCACAATGCATGCAAAT contains the following coding sequences:
- the LOC107907924 gene encoding uncharacterized protein At4g15970, with protein sequence MASRRLLARFHRRRYPPSTAVSACCPFAPPRSLPLRDCSSAGMSPPKPSTLIRRAACPFTLLTLSLLMLYTATDSIRFLHLPSASLSSSTLVRIFPSYLNNSPSPNPMQHLKEVLGNASMGNNTVILTTLNDAWASTNSVVDLFLKSFMLGDGTHWLLDHLVIIALDEKAYNRCQAVHKHCFSLVTEDVDFQEEAYFMTPNYLKMMWRRIDFLRSVLELGYDFVFTDTDIMWFRDPFPQFFPDADFQIACDHFFGDPDDLNNMPNGGFNYVKSNNRSIAFYKFWYASHETYPGYHDQDVFNKIKFDPLISDIGLKIRFLDTAYFGGLCEPSKDLNLVCTMHANCCYGMDSKLHDLKIMLQDWRAFTSLPPDLKNESVISWRVPQNCSLHSLHHFGSPSPEINVEQEEEN